The segment GTCTATGACCGCACCACGGTGGTGGCACGTCATCCCCGGGCAGTCGGCAAAGGCACCAAAGTGCTGGACTTGGACCACTATCTGGAGATCCTGGCCCGCAAACCCGGTGCCTTGCCGGGGGCCACCGCACTGGCTCAAGCGCGGGCGGCCAAACTGTTCACCGCTGAACATGACGCGTGGTGGGCCGCAGCCCGGCGGGTTCATGGGGATGCTGGCGGAACCCGTGTGCTGGTTGAAGTCCTGCTGCTGCACCGTCACCTCGACCGCGCTGATGTGCTGGCCGGTATCAGCGCTGCGCTGTCGGTGGGCTCGGTCAATGCCGATGTGGTGGCGCTGGAAGCCCGCCGGGCCGCCGAACAGCGCGCCGGCCTCGGTTCGCCACCCGGCGGCGGTGAGGGCGCCCAGGTGCTCCGGCTCGCTGAGCACCGCCTGATCGCCGACGAGCGGCCGTTGCCGTCGGTGGCCCCCTATGACACGCTGCTGGGGCAGCAGAGCTCATGAACACCACCGCGCGTCACACCGTCACCGATCAGGCCGCGGTCGCGGCAATCGAACAGGGCGCCCGGATGTTGCGGCTGCCCACCATCCGTGACCGCTTCGCCGAGATCGCCGCCGCGGCCGAACGTGAACAGCAGTCCTATCTGGGGTTCTTATCGGAGCTGATGATCGCCGAATGCGAGGACCGGGATCGCCGCCGGGCGCAGCGCCGTATTCATGACGCCGGGTTCCCTCGGCCAAAGCGGCTTGACGAGTTCAGCTTTGAGGCCAACCCCGCGATCAACCCCGCAGTCATCGGCACCCTGGCGACCTGCGCCTGGGTCAAAGCCGGTGAACCCTTGTGCTTGATCGGCGACTCCGGGACCGGCAAGACTCACCTGCTGATCGGGTTGGGAACCACCGCCGCCGAAGCCGGTTACCGCGTCCGCTACACCCTGGCCAGCAAGCTGGTCAATGAACTCGTCGAGGCCGCCGACGAGGCCCACCTGAGCAAGTTGATCACCCGCTACGGTCGGGTGGATCTGCTGCTCATCGATGAGCTGGGCTACCTGCAATTGGACCGCCGCGGTGCGGAGTTGCTGTTCCAGGTGCTCACCGAGCGCGAGGAACGCGCCTCGGTGGCGATCGCGTCCAACGAGCCGTTTTCCGCGTGGACCAAGACCTTCACCGACCCGCGACTGTGTGCGGCCATCGTCGACCGGTTGACCTTCGCCGGGCAGATCATCGAAACCGGCACCACCTCCTACCGACTCGCCCATGCCCGCACCCGCCGCACCAGCACCGCGCAGTAACTCACGCGCCTCTGGCCGGCCTGCAGCCGATACAGTGACCAGGTCATGTTGGTCGCCGATCTGCAGCACTTCCTCGACGTGGGCCCCGAGACCCCCGGGCCGGCCCGTGCGCTCGCCGAGCACCTGGGCGGCATCGTTTCCGCAGCGTCGGCCGGCGACGCTCACACCCGGTGGGAAACCGCGCTGCCGTGTCGGCGCCGACCAACCAACCGCCGCTGCCCGGGCCGCATCACGGTGGTCCGCGGCGATGCTGATCAACCCATCGGCTGGCAATGCAGCCAATGCGGCGACGACGGCACCATCAGCAACTGGGCAGCATCAATCTACGATCTGCGTCGCCAGCAACTGACCGCAGCCCAACCGCGCCGCGACATTCCCATCGACGCTGACACCGCAGCGACCCTGCGCACCCTGCCCTTCCTCGACAACAACTGTCAGAGAGCGGTTTTCGCGATCTGCGCCCACGGCGGCAAGCTTCATCTCACGATGACCGCCGCCGAACTCGACGACCTGATCGATGCTCTGGCTGCCGAGTCCAATCATGAACCCCACCGCCGCCGTCAACGCCAACTCGACACCGCCTACGACACCCTGACCGCCGCCACCGACACGCCCCGGTGGTGACCCAATGGCCCTACCCGAACTCGATATCGCACGCGTGCAACAGTGGTGCGCGGCCAGAGTGCCCGAACACGCGCGTCACCAAGTCCGCGTCGAATGCGACGTCGCTGCCCGGCACCTCACCATCGTCGAACGACGAGCGCCGTGGCGCGAAGACTACGGTCCAGACTGGACCAGTTTCCCGATCGCACGACTGCGCTACACCGCCACCACCAACACCTGGACCCTGTACTGGCGAGACCGACACCTCAAATTTCACCGCTACGACACGATCGACCCCACACCGCACATCCACGATGTGCTCACCGAAATCGATCACAACCCCTCAGGCATCTTCTGGGGCTAGCCACCTCAACGCCAGAAAATCCCAACGCACCGCGAAGGGGGGCCAAAACTAGCCGTCACACTGGGGCCACTTCAAGTTGACATTGCCAACGCGGCCGGCGAGAAGGTCACGGTCTACGAGTTCAAGATCCATGAGTTGCGCCACACGGCAGCATCGTTGGCGATCCAGGCCGGGGCGAATATCAAGAGCCTGCAGAACGTGCTTGGGCACGAGAGCGCGGCCCTGACCCTGGACGGTACGGCCGTCTCTGCGAGTCCGATGTCGAGGCTGTAGGTGTCGCTATCAATCAGCCGTCGACTCGCGACTGTGGGCACGGACGCCGCCCAACGCGAAAGCAGGCCAGACCACACAGGTTTTGACCTACTGATTGTGTTGTGGAGCCTAGGAGATTCGAACTCCTGACATCTGCCTTGCAAAGGCAGCGCTCTACCAACTGAGCTAAGGCCCCCTACGGGGTTATGCGAGCCGGTCCTCGGTGGTGTGCCAGACCTCGACACCGTGCCGCGACCGATAGACGATCACCGCTACGGCCGCTGCCACCGCCACGAACACCCACTTCATGGTGCATACCTTTCCGTGGGCCTAGGAGGACTCGAACCTCCGACCTCTTCGTTATCAGCGAAGCGCTCTAACCACCTGAGCTATAGGCCCGTAGCAACCACCCGAAACTCACTGGCTGGCCGAGCGACGAGATTACCGTAACCACGGCCGATCGCCCAAACCGCGAGGATCAGTCCCGATCCGCCAGGGTCACCTCGACGCCGCCGACCAGATCGGTGATGAGGTTGTAGATGAACGCGCCGGCCGTCGCCATCGCCGTCAGCAGCACGATGTTGACCAGACCGATCAGCGTCGCCCCGCCGAAAATCGTTCCGCTGGAGATCAGTTCGCCGCCGGTGCCGCTGTCACTGGTGAGCAGGTCACCGACATTGCTGTTCAGCTTGGTCCACACGCCCATGCCGCCGAGCACCAGGTACAGGAAGGCCACCGCGATCATCCAGACGAAGAACATCACACCGGAGAGCACCAGTGAGACCTTCAGCGTGCTCCACGGATCGATCCGGCGGATCTGCATGCTGGCCCGGACCGGGCCGTGCGATTTCTTGGCGACCTGCACCCGGCTCGCCGGGGCGGACGGTCGCTGCTCGGCGGTAACGGGCGTATTGGCCGGGCGCGCCGGGCGTGACTGCGCCGACAGATCGGGCAGTTCACTGGCGTAACTCTCCGCCCGCTGGCCCTCCGGGCGCTCCGGGGCGCGGGTCGGGACGACCTCGGTGTCCCGATTGACCGTGCTCGGACCTCCCGCGATGAACTGGCCGATCCGGGCGTCGGCGCCGGGGGAGCGGACCGGCGGCCGCTGCGGCTCGGGCGGACGCTGCCCCTCCGCCGGCCGCTGCCCCTCCGCCGGACGCTGCGCTTCAGCTGGCCGCTGCGCTTCGGTCGGACGCTGGGCATCGGCCGGGCGCGGGGCATCGGCGGGACGCGGGGCGTTGGCGCGGGCGCCCGGACCCCGCTGCCACGGTGGAACGTCACTGGACTCGGCGGCCACCCGCCCCGGCGGCCCGGCAGGCGCTCCATTGGCGCCGCCGGGGCCCTCGCCCGCACGCGGGTGTCCGGGCTCGTTCGGTGAAGTCACCTAGTGGCTCCTTGTCTCAGGCCGTGCCGAGGTGGCAGCGGCGTCGCGTCACGTTGCGTCGGGTTCGGTGCTGTCCGGTTCGGTGGCTTCGGGTTCGGTGCCCTCGGCCTCCGCGCCGTCCGACTCATCGCCGGCTTCGGCGTTCCGCGCAATCGCAATCAGTGTGTCGCCCTCACCCAGGTTCATCAAGCGGACGCCCTTGGTCTGGCGCCCGGCCTTGCGCACCTGGCGAGCGGCCGTCCGGATGACACCGCCGCCGGAGGTGATGGCGTACAGCTCGGTCTCATCATCGACGATCAGCGCCCCGACCAGACTTCCACGCTTGGCGTCGTACTGGATCGTGAGGATGCCCTTGCCGCCGCGGCCCTGCGCGGTGTATTCGTCGATCGCGGTGCGCTTTGCGTAGCCACCCGCCGTCGCCACCAGCAGGTACTTGTCCGGTTCGACGACGTTGAGCGACAGCAGGCGGTCGTCGGTGTTGAACCGCATGCCCTGCACCCCGGAGGTCGCACGGCCCATCGGCCGCAGCGCTTCGTCGGTCGCGGAGAAGCGGATCGACTGCCCCTTGGCGCTCACCAGCAGCAGATCGTCCTCGGCCGAGCAGAGCACCGCCCCGACCAGTTCATCACCGTCGCGCAGGTTCACCGCGACGATGCCGCCGGAGCGGTTGGAGTCGAAGTCGGTCAGCTTGGACTTCTTGACCAGACCGTTGCGGGTGGCCAGCACCAGATATGGCGCGTCCTCGTAGCTCTGGATCTGGATGACCTGGGCGATGCGCTCCTCTGGCTGAAAGGCCAGCAGGTTGGCGACGTGCTGGCCACGTGCGGTGCGCGAGGCCTCCGGCAAGTCGTAGGCCTTGGCCCGGTACACCCGGCCCTGCGTGGTGAAGAACAGGATCCAGTCGTGGGTGGAGCAGACGAAGAAGTGGTTGACGATGTCGTCCTGCTTGAGGCCGGCGCCCTGCACACCCTTACCGCCACGCTTCTGGCTGCGGTACAGGTCGGTCTTGGTGCGCTTGGCGTACCCGGTCTCGGTGATGGTGACGACGACGTCCTCGCGGGCGATCAGATCCTCGTCGCTGACCTCGCCGTCGGCCGGCACGATCCGCGAGCGGCGGTCGTCGCCGTACTTGTCGGCGATCTCCTTGAGCTCGTCGCGGACGATGGCGCGCTGGCGTTCCGGCTTGGCCAGGATGTCCTCGAGGTCGGCGATCTCGGCCTCGATCTTGGCCAGATCATCCACGATCCGCTGGCGCTCGAGGGCGGCCAGGCGGCGCAGCTGCATATCGAGGATGGCCTGGGCCTGGATCTCGTCGACGTCGAGCAGGTCGATCAGGCCCTGGCGGGCGACGTCGGCGTTGGCCGAGGCGCGGATCAAGGCGATCACCTCGTCGAGCGCATCGAGTGCCTTGACCAGACCGCGCAGGATGTGGGCCCGCTCATTGGCCTTGCGCAGCCGGTACCGGGTGCGGCGGATGATCACGTCGAGCTGGTGCTCGACGTAGTAACGGATCATCTGGTCCAGCCGCAGGGTGCGCGGCACCCCGTCGACGATGGACAGCATGTTGGCCCCGAAGCTGGTCTGCAGCTGGGTGTGCTTGTAGAGGTTGTTCAGCACCACCTTGGCCACGGCATCGCGCTTGAGCTCCACCACAATGCGCAGTCCGACGCGATCGCTGGACTGGTCCTCGATATTGGAGATGCCGGTGAGCTTGCCGTCGCGAACCTGCTCGGCGATCGAGGTGATGAAGTTGTCGTGGTTGACCTGATACGGCAGTTCGGTGATGACGATCGAGGTGCGCCCGCGGGAATCTTCCTCGATCTCCACCACACCGCGCATCCGGATGGATCCGCGACCGGTGGTGTAGGTGTCGTTGATGCCCTGGGACCCGACGATCAGACCCGAGGTCGGGAAGTCCGGACCCTTGACCCGCTCGCAGCAAGCAGCCAGCGTGGTTTCCTCGTCGGCCTCATGGTTTTCCAGGCACCAGTACACGGCCTCGGCGAGTTCGCGCAGGTTGTGCGGCGGGATGTTGGTGGCCATGCCGACGGCGATACCGCCGGATCCGTTGGCCAGCAGGTTCGGGAACCGGCTGGGCAGCACGGTCGGTTCCTGCACACGACCGTCATAGTTCGGGATGAAATCGACTGTCTCCTCGTCGATTTCACGCAGCATCTCCATGGCCAACGGGGTCAGCCGCGCCTCTGTGTTGTGGCTGACGAAACCGTTGGTGATGAATGCATGGTCGTCGGTTTGCACTCGCAGGCTGTAGACCGGCTGCACACCGGCTTCGGTGACACTTGCCACCCGTGCGTAGTAGAAACGGCCATCGGTGAGATCGGTTGCCACGGCGCGGACATCCGCGTCCGCGATATGGGAGAGGATCTCCGCACCCCCGGTCCGCCAACGCGACAGCCGGTCGATGTTGTGCTTGCGCAGCCACTCCTTGTCGACCCAGCGACCGCCGCCATGCCTGCGGATGAACTCGCCGAGTCCCGGGACGAAATCGCGATCCAGGCCGGCCGCAACGGTCGGCAAAGTGCTGAGGATCTCGCGGAGCTTCTGCTGCTTGACGCCCCCGAAACCGACCTGGGCGGCGAACGCCTCCGCATGGCCGCGATTGGTGATGACCACCTTGTGCTCGCCGGTCGCATGTCGATAGCGATGTGACACCACACCGAACTCGAGGAGTAGCTGCTGCACGTCGACTGCCAGTTGGCGACTACGCGTCGAGTACGAAATCTGAATGGTGTTCCGTGGCAGGCTGGAGCAGGATCCGTCACCCTCGAACAGCGCCTGCAGGAACGACCGCTTCACCCCGGTGGTCGAATTCCACAACCATTGCGGCACAACCTTGGCCGCGGAACGCTGATTGCACAGCTCACCCAGGCGCGACGCCTTCAAGGCAGAGACGTTGTGGATATCGAGCTCGTGCAACAACGAACCGGACGCAATGGTGCGCGAAGACAGGTACCGCGCACCACCGATGACGGCGTCATAGGCCGCCACTACGACATCGAAGAACTCGCGGTCCAGATTGTTGAATCCGGCCCGAGTTTCGGAGACGAATCCCTCACTGATGAAGGCACCGGCGAGCAGCCCCTCCATCACGGCCAACCAATCGTCGGCTCCAAACTCGGTGGCCGGGGTGCGCTGCAACGCGACCACGTCTCCGGGACGGATCTCCTCGGTCAGCTTCCACAACAGCGTCGGAACCCCGGCTACGTCCACGAGGCAAAGCAAGGGGTGGTTGGCGGTACCGGTCACCGAGAATCCTTCATCGGTGGTCACCGTGAAGGTTTCGTGGTCCCCGGAATGGAAGACGCGGTCCACCGATGCCGGGTTGCCGTGTCGATCCAGAACCTTCAGATCCACCACGGCATCGGTGTTCGGCCGCTGCCCCGCCACGATGCCGTCGATACGGACCGACTGTCCCATCGGCAACCGGACCATGGCATCTCCGGTGACGCAGTAGCGCATCGCGGCCGGCGGATCGTTGCCCGGGGAGCCGAAGTTGCCCTGGCCGTCGACCAGCGGGTAACGCAACGACCACGGCTGGGCCATCCGGACCAGGGTGTCGTAGATCGACGAGTCGCCGTGCGGGTGATAGTTACCCATCGTCTCGGCCACCGACCGTGCCGATTTCGCGTGACCACGGTCGGGCCGGAAACCGGAGTCGAACATGGCGTACAGCACGCGGCGGTGCACGGGCTTGAGACCGTCGCGCACCTCGGGCAGTGCGCGCCCGACGATGACGCTCATGGCGTAGTCGATATAGCTGCGCTGCATCTCCTGCTGGATATCGACAGGTTCGATGCGGTCGCCAGCTTCGTCGCCGGGTGGCAGTGTGGTGTCAGTCATGAATCAGTCCTAAGCCCCGAATAGAGAAGTGCACGTTAAACATCAAGGAAGCGAACGTCTTTGGCGTTGCGGGTGATGAAGCTGCGTCGTGCCTCGACGTCCTCGCCCATCAGGATCGAGAACAGCTCGTCGGCGGCGGCGGCATCATCGAGGGTCACCTGGCGCAGTACCCGCACGCTGGGATCCATGGTGGTCTCCCATAGTTCCTTGGCGTCCATCTCACCCAGACCCTTGTACCGCTGGATACCGTCTTCGGGGTTGATGCGCTTGCCGGCGGCCCGCCCGGTCTCCAGCAGCCCGTCGCGTTCGCGGTCGGAGTAGGCGAATTCCGGTTCGGAGCGTTGCCATTTCAGCTTGTACAGCGGGGGCTGGGCCAAGAAGATGTGGCCGTTCTCGACCAACGGCTTCATGAAACGGAACAGCAGGGTCAGCAGCAGGGTCGAGATGTGCTGGCCGTCGACGTCCGCGTCGGCCATCAGCACGATCTTGTGATAGCGCAGCTTGGCCAGGTCGAACTCGTCGTGGATACCGGTGCCCAGGGCGGTGATGATGGCCTGGACTTCGGTGTTCTTGAGCACCCGGTCGATGCGGGCCTTCTCCACGTTGATGATCTTGCCGCGCAACGGCAGGATGGCCTGGAACATCGAATCGCGGCCACTCTTGGCCGAACCGCCGGCCGAATCGCCCTCCACCACATACAGTTCGGACTTGCTCGGATCGGTGGACCGGCAGTCGGCCAGCTTGCCCGGCAACCCGCCGATATCGGTGGCGCTCTTGCGGCGCACCAACTCACGGGCCTTACGCGCGGCGATGCGGGCCTGCGCCGAGGAGACCGCCTTGTTGACCACGGTCTTGGCTTCGGCCGGGTTGGCGTCGAACCAGTGCTGCAGTTCCTCGTTGCAGATCTTCTGCACGAACGACTTGACCTCGGTGTTGCCCAGCTTGGTCTTGGTCTGGCCCTCGAACTGCGGCTGCGAGACCTTCACCGAGATCACCGCCGCCAGGCCCTCCCGGATATCGTCACCGGTGAGGTTGGGATCCTTGTCCTTGAGCAGCTTCTTGTCCTTGGCGTACTTGTTGACCACCGTGGTCAACGCCGAACGGAAGCCCTCTTCGTGCGTGCCACCCTCATGGGTGTTGATGGTGTTGGCGAACGTGTGCACCGACTCGGAATAGCCGGCGTTCCACTGCATCGCGATCTCGACCTCGTGGCCGGGGCCCTTGCCGTCGAAATCGATGACGCTGGGCTGGATCGCGGTTTTGGTGCGGTTGATGTGCTTCACGAAATCGACCAGACCGCCCGGGTAGTGGAACACCCGGTGCTTGACCTTCTGCGGCGCCGCGGCCTCGGCAGCCTTCGCCTCGGCGGACTTGGGTGCCTCGGCATGGTCGCTGACCACGTCGTCGACCACCTCCTCGGGCGCAACGCGCTCATCGGTGAGTTCGATCGTCAGACCCTTGTTCAGGAATGCCATCTCCTGCAGGCGGCGCGCGATGGTCTCGAAGTCATAGGTCGTGGTCTCGAAGATGTCCGGGTCCGCCCAGAACCGGATCGTGGTACCGGTCTCCTTGGTCTTCTCGCCCTGGCGCAGCGTGCCCGGCACCGATTTGTCGTAGGTCTGGAACCACTCCGAACCATCGGTGCGGACGTCGGCCTCCAGCCGGGTCGACAACGCGTTCACCACCGACACACCGACGCCGTGCAGACCGCCGGACACCTGATAGGCGCCCTCTTCGAACTTTCCACCGGCGTGCAGCACTGTCATGACCACGTCGATGGTGGGAATGCCGGTGGAGTGCATGGCCACCGGGATACCGCGGCCGTCGTCGGTGACCTGGACGCCGCCGTCCTCGAGGATGCGAACGTCGACCTTGGAGGCGAAACCGGCCATCGCCTCGTCAACGGCGTTGTCCACGACCTCCCACACCAGATGGTGCAGGCCACGCTCGCCGGTGGAGCCGATGTACATGCCGGGGCGCTTACGGACCGCTTCCAGGCCCTCGAGGACCTTGATCGACTCGGCACCGTATTGATCTTGGGCAGCCACGTTGGACGCGTCTCCTTGGGGTTCGCGGAAGGCGGTTGCGTCACCGCCTGCAAAGCTCCCCACAGTCTACCGTTAGACACCGTCAGGACTTACTTTGTAGGGGCGTTTTCAGCCAGCTGATCGCGCCGTGCGCGGAATTTCTGGGCCATCGGGACGTCGGGACGCTCCAGCAGCTCGTTTTCCGGCGTCTCGACGGCCTCAGGCCTCCGCTATCCGTAGGTGTCGCGCGGACCGCGGCCGGGCACGCTGCGGTTGCCCTTCCGCCAGGACGGCGCCACCGGCCCCTGGATCTTCAACGACGTGACCACCCCGTCGCCGACCGCGGCCGCGATCTTCGCCAACAACTGGGCCTGCACCATCCGGAGCTGGGTGGCCCACGCCGTGGATTCCGCCGAGACGGTCAGCACACCGTCGCGCAGGCTGGTCGGCACCGCATGGTCGGCGATCTGATCCCCGACCACAGTCGCCCACTGGCCCAGGACCGAGCCCTCGGCAACCTGTTTGGACCAGCCACGGGACTGGGCCAGGTCTCGAGTGGCGGCACTGAACGGCTGCGGATCGCGCACATCGGGGCCGGGGCCGGACCAGCGCCGGCGTCGCCCGGCGGCCGGCGCGCGACGCGCCGGGGCCACCCGGCCACGCCCGACATCCTTACCCTGACTGCGCGCGGCACCGCGGGCCTCCTCGAGCGCGCGGCGCACCATGTCCATTCCGGTCAAGCCCGCCAGATGATCCGGGGGGCCCGCTGTCTCACCATCCGTACTCACCCGATCACCTCCGAAATCCGTCCGCTGTCATCATCGCGCATCCCGACCGTGATACGCCGCACATCCCAATCCGCCGGCAGATCTTCCGGGACCGCGGCGGTCACCAGGACCTGCTCGGCGGACGCCGCGACGCTGGCCAACGCCTGACGCCGTGCGCTGTCCAGTTCGGCGAACACATCGTCGAGCAGCAGCACCGGATCGGTCCCTTCCTGGCGCAACAACTCATAGGCCGCAAGGCGCAAACCCAGTGCCATGGACCAGGATTCACCGTGGCTGGCGAAACCTTTGGCGGGCTGCTGACCGAGGCGCAGCTCCAGATCATCGCGGTGCGGGCCGACCAGGCAGACCCCGCGCTCCAGCTCCGCGGAACGTTTACGACTCAGTTCGTCCAACAGTGCCGCCTCGTAGACCGCCGGGTCGACGGTGCCCGCGCCGGCCTCGGCCTCCACCATCTCGACCGAGCTGCGATAGCCGATGGCTGCGGGACGCGACGCCGGCGCCAACAGCTGGTAGGCCTTCTCCACCTCCG is part of the Mycobacterium adipatum genome and harbors:
- the istB gene encoding IS21-like element helper ATPase IstB, which gives rise to MNTTARHTVTDQAAVAAIEQGARMLRLPTIRDRFAEIAAAAEREQQSYLGFLSELMIAECEDRDRRRAQRRIHDAGFPRPKRLDEFSFEANPAINPAVIGTLATCAWVKAGEPLCLIGDSGTGKTHLLIGLGTTAAEAGYRVRYTLASKLVNELVEAADEAHLSKLITRYGRVDLLLIDELGYLQLDRRGAELLFQVLTEREERASVAIASNEPFSAWTKTFTDPRLCAAIVDRLTFAGQIIETGTTSYRLAHARTRRTSTAQ
- a CDS encoding DUF3024 domain-containing protein, whose translation is MALPELDIARVQQWCAARVPEHARHQVRVECDVAARHLTIVERRAPWREDYGPDWTSFPIARLRYTATTNTWTLYWRDRHLKFHRYDTIDPTPHIHDVLTEIDHNPSGIFWG
- a CDS encoding DUF3566 domain-containing protein is translated as MTSPNEPGHPRAGEGPGGANGAPAGPPGRVAAESSDVPPWQRGPGARANAPRPADAPRPADAQRPTEAQRPAEAQRPAEGQRPAEGQRPPEPQRPPVRSPGADARIGQFIAGGPSTVNRDTEVVPTRAPERPEGQRAESYASELPDLSAQSRPARPANTPVTAEQRPSAPASRVQVAKKSHGPVRASMQIRRIDPWSTLKVSLVLSGVMFFVWMIAVAFLYLVLGGMGVWTKLNSNVGDLLTSDSGTGGELISSGTIFGGATLIGLVNIVLLTAMATAGAFIYNLITDLVGGVEVTLADRD
- the gyrA gene encoding intein-containing DNA gyrase subunit A; the protein is MTDTTLPPGDEAGDRIEPVDIQQEMQRSYIDYAMSVIVGRALPEVRDGLKPVHRRVLYAMFDSGFRPDRGHAKSARSVAETMGNYHPHGDSSIYDTLVRMAQPWSLRYPLVDGQGNFGSPGNDPPAAMRYCVTGDAMVRLPMGQSVRIDGIVAGQRPNTDAVVDLKVLDRHGNPASVDRVFHSGDHETFTVTTDEGFSVTGTANHPLLCLVDVAGVPTLLWKLTEEIRPGDVVALQRTPATEFGADDWLAVMEGLLAGAFISEGFVSETRAGFNNLDREFFDVVVAAYDAVIGGARYLSSRTIASGSLLHELDIHNVSALKASRLGELCNQRSAAKVVPQWLWNSTTGVKRSFLQALFEGDGSCSSLPRNTIQISYSTRSRQLAVDVQQLLLEFGVVSHRYRHATGEHKVVITNRGHAEAFAAQVGFGGVKQQKLREILSTLPTVAAGLDRDFVPGLGEFIRRHGGGRWVDKEWLRKHNIDRLSRWRTGGAEILSHIADADVRAVATDLTDGRFYYARVASVTEAGVQPVYSLRVQTDDHAFITNGFVSHNTEARLTPLAMEMLREIDEETVDFIPNYDGRVQEPTVLPSRFPNLLANGSGGIAVGMATNIPPHNLRELAEAVYWCLENHEADEETTLAACCERVKGPDFPTSGLIVGSQGINDTYTTGRGSIRMRGVVEIEEDSRGRTSIVITELPYQVNHDNFITSIAEQVRDGKLTGISNIEDQSSDRVGLRIVVELKRDAVAKVVLNNLYKHTQLQTSFGANMLSIVDGVPRTLRLDQMIRYYVEHQLDVIIRRTRYRLRKANERAHILRGLVKALDALDEVIALIRASANADVARQGLIDLLDVDEIQAQAILDMQLRRLAALERQRIVDDLAKIEAEIADLEDILAKPERQRAIVRDELKEIADKYGDDRRSRIVPADGEVSDEDLIAREDVVVTITETGYAKRTKTDLYRSQKRGGKGVQGAGLKQDDIVNHFFVCSTHDWILFFTTQGRVYRAKAYDLPEASRTARGQHVANLLAFQPEERIAQVIQIQSYEDAPYLVLATRNGLVKKSKLTDFDSNRSGGIVAVNLRDGDELVGAVLCSAEDDLLLVSAKGQSIRFSATDEALRPMGRATSGVQGMRFNTDDRLLSLNVVEPDKYLLVATAGGYAKRTAIDEYTAQGRGGKGILTIQYDAKRGSLVGALIVDDETELYAITSGGGVIRTAARQVRKAGRQTKGVRLMNLGEGDTLIAIARNAEAGDESDGAEAEGTEPEATEPDSTEPDAT
- the gyrB gene encoding DNA topoisomerase (ATP-hydrolyzing) subunit B, producing the protein MAAQDQYGAESIKVLEGLEAVRKRPGMYIGSTGERGLHHLVWEVVDNAVDEAMAGFASKVDVRILEDGGVQVTDDGRGIPVAMHSTGIPTIDVVMTVLHAGGKFEEGAYQVSGGLHGVGVSVVNALSTRLEADVRTDGSEWFQTYDKSVPGTLRQGEKTKETGTTIRFWADPDIFETTTYDFETIARRLQEMAFLNKGLTIELTDERVAPEEVVDDVVSDHAEAPKSAEAKAAEAAAPQKVKHRVFHYPGGLVDFVKHINRTKTAIQPSVIDFDGKGPGHEVEIAMQWNAGYSESVHTFANTINTHEGGTHEEGFRSALTTVVNKYAKDKKLLKDKDPNLTGDDIREGLAAVISVKVSQPQFEGQTKTKLGNTEVKSFVQKICNEELQHWFDANPAEAKTVVNKAVSSAQARIAARKARELVRRKSATDIGGLPGKLADCRSTDPSKSELYVVEGDSAGGSAKSGRDSMFQAILPLRGKIINVEKARIDRVLKNTEVQAIITALGTGIHDEFDLAKLRYHKIVLMADADVDGQHISTLLLTLLFRFMKPLVENGHIFLAQPPLYKLKWQRSEPEFAYSDRERDGLLETGRAAGKRINPEDGIQRYKGLGEMDAKELWETTMDPSVRVLRQVTLDDAAAADELFSILMGEDVEARRSFITRNAKDVRFLDV
- a CDS encoding DUF721 family protein: MDMVRRALEEARGAARSQGKDVGRGRVAPARRAPAAGRRRRWSGPGPDVRDPQPFSAATRDLAQSRGWSKQVAEGSVLGQWATVVGDQIADHAVPTSLRDGVLTVSAESTAWATQLRMVQAQLLAKIAAAVGDGVVTSLKIQGPVAPSWRKGNRSVPGRGPRDTYG